The genomic DNA TGGCGTCCATGAGTATTCAAAATGTGGAGGCGGAAAAGACGGTGTTAGGTTCTCTACTACTTGATGGAGAGCTTATTAAGGAGTGCCGTTTGACGGAGCAGTATTTTTCGATGCCGGTGCATAAGTCTATATTTCAGTTAATGCGAAAAATGGAAGGAGAGGGGCAAGCGATTGATCTCGTGACTTTCACTTCTAGGTTGGACCCGAATTTTTTGAAGGGGATCGGGGGAATGGAGTATTTTATAGGGTTAATGGATGGTGTGCCCACTACTAGCAACTTTTCTTATTATGAGGGGCTTGTTCGAGGTGCCTGGAAAATGTATCAGGCTGGTGTTCTCGGGCACAAGATGGGAGAGCGTCTTATTGCGGAGAAGAATGAGAAAATTATTGGTGAGACGATTACAGCACTTTGTGAGTTAGAGGAAAAGGACTGTGTATGTGAGTTTGATTTGAAGGATGCTCTAGTTGATTTATATGAAGAGCTTCACCAAGATGCGAAAGAGATTACTGGGATTGAGACTGGTTATACATCGCTAAATAAAATGATGTGCGGATTACAGGAAGGTGATTTTGTCGTTCTTGGTGCGCGTCCTTCTATGGGGAAGACTGCGTTTGCGCTAAATGTTGGATTGCATGCAGCAAAGTCTGGAGCGGCGGTTGGATTGTTTTCGTTAGAGATGAGTAGTAAGCAATTGTTAAAAAG from Bacillus basilensis includes the following:
- the dnaB gene encoding replicative DNA helicase, producing the protein MSIQNVEAEKTVLGSLLLDGELIKECRLTEQYFSMPVHKSIFQLMRKMEGEGQAIDLVTFTSRLDPNFLKGIGGMEYFIGLMDGVPTTSNFSYYEGLVRGAWKMYQAGVLGHKMGERLIAEKNEKIIGETITALCELEEKDCVCEFDLKDALVDLYEELHQDAKEITGIETGYTSLNKMMCGLQEGDFVVLGARPSMGKTAFALNVGLHAAKSGAAVGLFSLEMSSKQLLKRMASCVGEVSGGRLKNPKHRFAMEDWEKVSKAFAEIGELPLEIYDHAGVTVQDIWMQTRKLKRKHGDKKILIIVDYLQLITGDPKHKGNRFQEISEISRKLKLLARDLNVCVAALSQLSRSVESRQDKRPLLSDLRETGQIEQDADVIMLMYREDYYDKETKQKEMTEIHVAKHRNGPVGSFKLRFLKEFGRFVEGK